In Phyllobacterium zundukense, one DNA window encodes the following:
- the rpoC gene encoding DNA-directed RNA polymerase subunit beta': MNQEVMNLFNPQVPVQAFDSIRISIASPEKILSWSYGEIKKPETINYRTFKPERDGLFCARIFGPIKDYECLCGKYKRMKYKGIICEKCGVEVTLSRVRRERMGHIELAAPVAHIWFLKSLPSRIGTLLDMTLKGIERVLYFENYIVTEPGLTALKEHQLLSEEEYMIAVDEYGEDAFTALIGAEAIHELLASMDLEKIAGDLRAELAETTSDLKQKKLMKRLKIVENFLESGNRPEWMIMKIVPVIPPDLRPLVPLDGGRFATSDLNDLYRRVINRNNRLKRLIELRAPGIIIRNEKRMLQESVDALFDNGRRGRVITGANKRPLKSLSDMLKGKQGRFRQNLLGKRVDYSGRSVIVTGPELKLHQCGLPKKMALELFKPFIYARLDAKGYSSTVKQAKKLVEKEKPEVWDILDEVIREHPVLLNRAPTLHRLGIQAFEPTLIEGKAIQLHPLVCTAFNADFDGDQMAVHVPLSLEAQLEARVLMMSTNNILHPANGLPVIVPSQDMVLGLYYLSIVAAKEPGEGMAFADMGELHHAIGSGAVTLHTKIKGRFKSIDADGKPTSKIFETTPGRMIIGELLPKHHNVPFDICNQEMTKKNISKMIDTVYRHCGQKETVIFCDRIMQLGFSHACRAGISFGKDDMVIPETKAKLVAETEALATEYEQQYNDGLITQGEKYNKVVDAWGKCTEKVADEMMARIKAVEFDPVTGRQKQMNSIYMMSHSGARGSPNQMRQLGGMRGLMAKPSGEIIETPIISNFKEGLTVNEYFNSTHGARKGLADTALKTANSGYLTRRLVDVAQDCIVISVDCGTTTGLTMQPIVDAGQVVATLGQRVLGRTALEDILHPISGDVLVTGGNIIDEFDVDAIEKAGVQSIRIRSALTCETRGGICAKCYGRDLARGTPVNQGEAVGVIAAQSIGEPGTQLTMRTFHLGGTAQVVDQSFLEASYEGTVQIRNRNVVRNSDGHLVVMGRNMAVVILDATGKERATHRVTYGSRIYVDDGDNVKRGQRVAEWDPYTRPVMTEVEGHVEFEDMVDGLSVTETTDESTGITKRVVIDWRSTPRGSDLKPAIVVKDKAGKVLKLAKGGDARFQLSVESILSVEPGSHVKAGDVLARIPMESAKTKDITGGLPRVAELFEARRPKDHAIIAEIDGTVRFGRDYKNKRRIVIEPNDETLEPVEYLIPKGKPFHLQDGDAIEKGDYILDGNPAPHDILAIKGVEALASYLVNEIQEVYRLQGVLINDKHIEVIVRQMLQKVEITESGDTGFIPGDHVDRIELDEINERLEEDGKKPGYGTPVLLGITKASLQTPSFISAASFQETTRVLTEAAVAGKMDALQGLKENVIVGRLIPAGTGGTVKQIRRIAGARDELIIDERRKESGATAVKAGPMLTDMTGQPAE; the protein is encoded by the coding sequence ATGAACCAAGAGGTCATGAATCTTTTCAATCCTCAGGTGCCTGTGCAGGCATTCGATTCCATCCGGATTTCGATCGCCAGCCCTGAGAAGATTCTGTCCTGGTCATACGGTGAGATCAAGAAGCCGGAGACGATCAACTACCGCACCTTCAAGCCGGAGCGGGATGGTCTCTTCTGTGCTCGGATCTTCGGGCCGATCAAGGACTATGAATGCTTGTGCGGCAAGTACAAGCGCATGAAATACAAGGGCATCATCTGCGAAAAGTGCGGTGTGGAAGTCACGCTGTCACGCGTTCGCCGTGAGCGCATGGGCCATATCGAACTCGCAGCTCCGGTTGCGCACATCTGGTTCCTGAAGTCTTTGCCCAGCCGTATCGGCACGTTGCTCGACATGACCCTCAAGGGCATCGAGCGCGTTCTCTATTTCGAGAACTACATCGTGACCGAGCCAGGCCTGACTGCCCTTAAGGAGCACCAGCTCCTTTCGGAAGAAGAATACATGATCGCAGTCGATGAGTACGGTGAGGACGCCTTCACCGCTCTGATCGGCGCGGAAGCCATTCATGAACTTCTGGCTTCGATGGATCTGGAGAAGATCGCCGGCGATCTGCGTGCAGAACTCGCCGAGACCACTTCGGATCTGAAGCAGAAGAAGCTGATGAAGCGTCTGAAGATCGTCGAGAACTTCCTGGAGTCGGGCAACCGTCCGGAATGGATGATCATGAAGATCGTTCCGGTCATTCCGCCGGACCTGCGTCCTCTGGTTCCGTTGGATGGCGGCCGTTTTGCAACGTCCGATCTGAACGATCTTTATCGCCGCGTGATCAACCGTAACAACCGTCTGAAGCGCCTGATCGAACTGCGCGCTCCCGGCATCATCATCCGCAACGAGAAGCGCATGCTTCAGGAATCGGTTGATGCGTTGTTCGACAATGGCCGTCGCGGCCGTGTTATCACCGGTGCCAACAAGCGTCCGCTGAAGTCGCTGTCCGACATGCTCAAGGGCAAGCAGGGCCGCTTCCGTCAGAACCTGCTCGGCAAGCGCGTCGACTATTCCGGCCGTTCGGTCATCGTGACCGGTCCGGAACTGAAGTTGCACCAGTGCGGTCTGCCGAAGAAGATGGCGCTCGAACTGTTCAAGCCGTTCATCTATGCCCGTCTTGACGCCAAGGGGTATTCCTCGACCGTCAAGCAGGCAAAGAAGCTGGTTGAAAAGGAAAAGCCGGAAGTCTGGGATATTCTTGACGAGGTCATCCGCGAGCATCCGGTTCTCCTGAACCGTGCGCCGACGCTGCACCGTCTTGGTATCCAGGCATTCGAACCCACCCTGATCGAAGGCAAGGCAATCCAGCTGCATCCGCTCGTCTGTACCGCTTTCAACGCGGACTTCGACGGTGACCAGATGGCTGTTCACGTTCCGCTTTCCCTGGAAGCGCAGCTTGAAGCACGCGTTCTGATGATGTCGACGAACAACATCCTGCATCCCGCAAACGGTCTGCCGGTTATCGTTCCGTCGCAGGACATGGTTCTGGGGCTGTACTATCTGTCGATCGTTGCGGCTAAGGAGCCGGGCGAGGGCATGGCCTTTGCCGATATGGGCGAACTTCACCATGCCATCGGCAGCGGTGCTGTTACCCTGCACACCAAGATCAAGGGCCGCTTCAAGAGCATTGATGCGGACGGCAAGCCGACGTCGAAGATTTTCGAGACCACGCCTGGCCGCATGATCATCGGTGAGCTTCTGCCGAAGCATCACAATGTGCCTTTCGACATCTGCAATCAGGAAATGACCAAGAAGAACATCTCCAAGATGATCGACACGGTCTATCGCCATTGCGGTCAGAAAGAGACGGTCATTTTCTGCGATCGCATCATGCAGCTCGGCTTCAGCCATGCCTGCCGCGCCGGTATTTCCTTCGGCAAGGACGACATGGTCATTCCGGAAACCAAGGCGAAGCTGGTTGCTGAAACCGAAGCTTTGGCAACCGAATATGAGCAGCAGTACAATGACGGCCTGATCACTCAGGGCGAGAAGTACAACAAGGTCGTTGACGCTTGGGGCAAGTGCACCGAGAAGGTCGCCGATGAAATGATGGCGCGCATCAAGGCCGTCGAGTTCGATCCTGTTACTGGCCGCCAGAAGCAGATGAATTCGATCTACATGATGTCGCACTCCGGTGCTCGTGGTTCGCCGAACCAGATGCGTCAGCTGGGCGGTATGCGCGGTCTGATGGCCAAGCCTTCGGGCGAAATCATCGAAACGCCGATCATTTCGAACTTCAAGGAAGGCCTGACCGTGAACGAGTACTTCAACTCGACCCACGGTGCCCGCAAGGGTCTCGCCGACACCGCCTTGAAGACGGCTAACTCCGGTTATCTGACACGCCGTCTTGTTGACGTCGCGCAGGATTGCATTGTCATCTCCGTGGATTGCGGCACGACGACGGGCCTCACCATGCAGCCGATCGTTGATGCCGGCCAGGTTGTTGCGACCCTCGGCCAGCGTGTTCTCGGCCGTACGGCACTCGAAGACATCCTGCATCCGATTTCGGGCGACGTGCTTGTCACCGGTGGCAACATCATCGACGAATTCGATGTCGATGCCATCGAGAAGGCTGGCGTTCAGTCGATCCGCATCCGTTCGGCTCTTACCTGTGAGACCCGTGGCGGCATCTGCGCCAAGTGCTACGGCCGCGATCTGGCCCGTGGTACGCCGGTCAACCAGGGTGAAGCTGTCGGCGTTATCGCTGCTCAGTCGATCGGTGAGCCAGGCACGCAGTTGACGATGCGTACGTTCCACCTTGGTGGTACGGCACAGGTGGTCGATCAGTCGTTCCTCGAAGCCAGCTATGAAGGCACCGTGCAGATCCGCAACCGCAACGTGGTGCGTAACTCTGATGGCCATCTGGTCGTCATGGGCCGCAACATGGCCGTCGTCATCCTCGATGCGACCGGCAAGGAACGCGCTACACACCGCGTCACCTACGGTTCGCGTATCTATGTCGATGACGGCGATAACGTTAAGCGTGGCCAGCGTGTGGCCGAGTGGGATCCGTATACCCGTCCGGTCATGACGGAAGTCGAAGGTCATGTCGAATTCGAAGACATGGTCGATGGCCTCTCGGTTACGGAAACGACGGACGAGTCCACCGGTATCACCAAGCGCGTGGTTATCGACTGGCGTTCGACCCCGCGCGGTTCGGATCTGAAGCCTGCCATCGTCGTCAAGGACAAGGCCGGCAAGGTTCTGAAACTTGCAAAGGGTGGCGATGCACGCTTCCAGCTGTCCGTGGAATCGATCCTTTCGGTCGAGCCCGGCTCGCACGTGAAGGCGGGTGACGTTCTTGCCCGTATTCCGATGGAAAGCGCCAAGACCAAGGACATCACCGGTGGTCTGCCGCGCGTTGCGGAACTGTTCGAAGCCCGTCGTCCGAAGGATCATGCGATCATCGCCGAAATCGATGGTACGGTTCGCTTCGGCCGCGATTACAAGAACAAGCGTCGCATCGTCATCGAACCGAACGACGAGACGCTTGAGCCTGTCGAGTATCTGATCCCCAAGGGCAAGCCTTTCCATCTTCAGGACGGCGATGCCATTGAAAAGGGCGATTATATCCTCGACGGCAACCCGGCACCGCATGACATCCTGGCCATCAAGGGCGTGGAGGCTCTGGCTTCCTACCTCGTTAACGAAATCCAGGAAGTCTATCGTTTGCAGGGCGTTCTGATCAACGACAAGCACATCGAAGTGATTGTTCGTCAGATGCTGCAGAAGGTCGAGATCACCGAGTCCGGCGACACCGGCTTCATCCCCGGCGATCATGTTGACCGGATCGAGCTGGACGAAATCAACGAGCGTCTTGAAGAGGATGGCAAGAAGCCAGGCTACGGCACTCCTGTGCTGCTCGGCATCACCAAAGCCTCGCTGCAGACGCCGTCGTTCATCTCGGCAGCGTCCTTCCAGGAAACAACGCGCGTCCTCACGGAAGCCGCTGTTGCCGGCAAGATGGATGCTCTGCAGGGCCTGAAGGAAAACGTCATTGTTGGACGTCTGATCCCGGCAGGTACCGGCGGCACGGTCAAGCAGATCCGCCGCATTGCCGGAGCCCGCGACGAGTTGATCATCGACGAGCGCCGCAAGGAGTCGGGTGCAACGGCTGTGAAGGCTGGCCCGATGCTGACGGACATGACAGGCCAGCCGGCCGAATAA
- the rpoB gene encoding DNA-directed RNA polymerase subunit beta, with the protein MAQTHSFNGRRRVRKFFGKIPEVAEMPNLIEVQKASYDQFLMVEEPKGGRLDEGLQAVFKSVFPISDFSGASMLEFVKYEFEAPKFDVDECRQRDLTYAAPLKVTLRLIVFDIDEDTGAKSIKDIKEQDVYMGDMPLMTDNGTFIVNGTERVIVSQMHRSPGVFFDHDKGKTHSSGKLLFAARVIPYRGSWLDIEFDAKDVVYARIDRRRKIPATSLLMALGMDSEEILSTFYNSIAFNRDGDTWRIPFSVDRFRGFKATTDVIDADTGEVILESGKKLTARSAKQFAEKGLKFIKATEDDLLGTYLAEDIVNMETGEVYLEAGDELDEKTLKVLLDTGVSEINVLDIDHVNIGPYIRNTLAVDKNENRQDALFDIYRVMRPGEPPTIDSAEAMFKSLFFDSERYDLSAVGRVKMNMRLDLDAEDTVRILRKEDILAVVKMLVDLRDGRGEIDDIDNLGNRRVRSVGELMENQYRVGLLRMERAIKERMSSIEIDTVMPQDLINAKPAAAAVREFFGSSQLSQFMDQTNPLSEITHKRRLSALGPGGLTRERAGFEVRDVHPTHYGRICPIETPEGPNIGLINSLATFARVNKYGFIESPYRKIIDGKVTDEVVYLSAMEEAKYHVAQANVELDASGAFTDEFVVCRHAGEVLMAPRENVDLMDVSPKQLVSVAAALIPFLENDDANRALMGSNMQRQAVPLVRAEAPFVGTGMEPVVARDSGAAIGARRTGIVDQVDATRIVIRATEDLVPGKSGVDIYRLMKFQRSNQNTCINQRPLVRVGDRIEKGDIIADGPSTDLGDLALGRNVLVAFMPWNGYNYEDSILLSEKIVSDDVFTSIHIEEFEVMARDTKLGPEEITRDIPNVSEEALKNLDEAGIVYIGAEVQPGDILVGKITPKGESPMTPEEKLLRAIFGEKASDVRDTSMRMPPGTYGTVVEVRVFNRHGVEKDERAMAIEREEIERLAKDRDDEQAILDRNVYGRLADVLNGKSAVAGPKAFKKGTVVTQDVMGEYPRSQWWQFAVEDEKIQGEIEALRNQYDDSKKLLEQRFMDKVEKVQRGDEMPPGVMKMVKVFVAVKRKIQPGDKMAGRHGNKGVVSRIAAVEDMPFLEDGTHVDIVLNPLGVPSRMNVGQILETHLGWACAGMGKKIGELIEAYKAQHAQGNGDIGPLRATIESIIPDNDRNEPVRNYDDESIVRLGEQMKRGVSIATPVFDGAHEPDINVMLEQAGLKSSGQSTLYDGRTGETFDRQVTVGYIYMLKLHHLVDDKIHARSIGPYSLVTQQPLGGKAQFGGQRFGEMEVWALEAYGAAYTLQEMLTVKSDDVAGRTKVYEAIVRGDDTFEAGIPESFNVLVKEMRSLGLNVELDDTRQQEQQQALPDAAE; encoded by the coding sequence ATGGCTCAGACCCATTCTTTCAATGGTCGTAGGCGCGTACGCAAGTTTTTCGGTAAGATTCCGGAAGTCGCAGAGATGCCGAACCTCATCGAGGTTCAGAAAGCTTCCTACGATCAGTTTCTGATGGTGGAAGAGCCCAAGGGCGGGCGTCTGGATGAAGGCTTGCAGGCTGTATTCAAGTCTGTATTCCCGATTTCGGATTTCTCTGGTGCTTCCATGCTCGAATTCGTCAAGTACGAATTCGAAGCTCCAAAGTTCGACGTTGACGAATGCCGTCAGCGCGATTTGACCTATGCTGCGCCGCTCAAGGTGACGCTGCGCCTCATCGTGTTCGATATTGACGAAGATACCGGCGCGAAGTCGATCAAGGACATCAAGGAACAGGACGTTTACATGGGCGACATGCCGCTCATGACCGACAACGGCACGTTCATTGTCAACGGCACCGAGCGCGTGATCGTATCGCAGATGCACCGTTCGCCGGGCGTCTTCTTCGATCATGACAAGGGCAAGACGCATTCGTCCGGCAAGCTTCTGTTTGCCGCGCGCGTCATTCCTTATCGCGGTTCCTGGCTCGATATCGAATTCGACGCCAAGGATGTTGTCTATGCGCGTATCGATCGCCGCCGCAAGATTCCTGCGACATCGCTATTGATGGCGCTTGGCATGGATTCGGAAGAAATCCTGTCGACCTTCTACAACTCCATCGCCTTCAACCGTGATGGGGATACCTGGCGGATTCCTTTCTCCGTGGACCGTTTCCGCGGATTCAAGGCGACGACTGACGTTATTGACGCTGATACCGGTGAAGTCATTCTCGAATCCGGCAAGAAGCTGACGGCACGCAGTGCAAAGCAGTTTGCTGAAAAGGGCCTCAAGTTCATCAAGGCGACCGAAGACGACCTGTTGGGCACCTATCTTGCCGAAGACATCGTCAACATGGAAACCGGTGAAGTCTATCTCGAAGCCGGCGACGAGCTTGATGAGAAGACGCTCAAGGTTCTGCTCGATACCGGTGTCAGCGAAATCAACGTTCTCGATATCGACCATGTCAATATCGGACCGTACATTCGCAACACGCTTGCCGTGGACAAGAACGAAAACCGCCAGGACGCGCTGTTCGACATCTACCGCGTCATGCGTCCGGGTGAACCGCCAACGATTGACTCGGCCGAGGCCATGTTCAAGTCGCTGTTCTTCGATTCAGAGCGTTATGATCTCTCAGCCGTTGGCCGCGTGAAGATGAATATGCGCCTTGATCTCGATGCGGAAGATACCGTTCGTATCCTGCGCAAGGAAGACATCCTGGCCGTGGTCAAGATGCTGGTCGACCTGCGCGATGGCCGCGGTGAAATCGACGACATCGACAATCTCGGCAACCGCCGTGTGCGTTCGGTCGGCGAATTGATGGAAAACCAGTACCGTGTTGGTCTGCTCCGCATGGAGCGCGCCATCAAGGAACGCATGTCGTCCATCGAAATCGATACCGTCATGCCGCAGGACCTGATCAACGCGAAGCCGGCAGCCGCTGCCGTCCGCGAGTTCTTCGGTTCCTCGCAGCTGTCGCAGTTCATGGATCAGACCAACCCGCTGTCCGAGATCACGCACAAGCGTCGTCTTTCGGCATTGGGACCCGGCGGTTTGACCCGCGAGCGCGCAGGCTTTGAAGTCCGCGACGTTCATCCGACGCATTACGGCCGTATCTGCCCGATCGAGACGCCGGAAGGCCCGAACATCGGTCTGATCAACTCGCTCGCAACCTTCGCCCGGGTCAACAAGTATGGCTTCATCGAAAGCCCGTACCGCAAGATCATCGATGGCAAGGTGACGGACGAAGTCGTTTATCTGTCCGCTATGGAAGAAGCCAAGTACCACGTGGCGCAGGCCAATGTGGAACTCGACGCTTCCGGCGCATTCACGGACGAGTTCGTTGTCTGCCGTCATGCGGGTGAAGTTCTGATGGCGCCGCGTGAAAACGTGGACCTGATGGACGTTTCGCCAAAGCAGCTCGTCTCGGTTGCCGCAGCGCTCATTCCGTTCCTGGAAAACGACGACGCCAACCGCGCCCTGATGGGCTCGAATATGCAGCGTCAGGCCGTTCCTCTGGTTCGTGCCGAAGCGCCGTTCGTCGGAACAGGCATGGAGCCGGTGGTCGCTCGCGACTCCGGTGCCGCTATCGGTGCACGCCGTACAGGTATCGTCGATCAGGTCGATGCGACCCGTATCGTTATCCGTGCAACGGAAGACCTCGTACCGGGCAAGTCAGGCGTCGATATCTATCGCCTGATGAAGTTCCAGCGCTCGAACCAGAACACCTGCATCAATCAGCGTCCGCTGGTTCGTGTTGGCGACCGGATCGAAAAGGGTGACATCATCGCTGACGGCCCTTCGACGGATCTGGGCGATCTGGCTCTCGGCCGTAACGTGCTCGTCGCGTTCATGCCGTGGAATGGCTACAACTACGAAGACTCCATCCTTCTGTCTGAAAAGATCGTTTCGGATGACGTGTTCACCTCGATCCATATCGAGGAGTTCGAAGTCATGGCCCGCGACACGAAGCTTGGACCGGAAGAAATCACGCGTGACATTCCGAACGTTTCGGAAGAAGCGCTGAAGAACCTGGACGAAGCCGGTATCGTGTATATCGGTGCCGAAGTTCAGCCTGGCGATATCCTCGTCGGCAAGATCACGCCGAAGGGCGAAAGCCCGATGACGCCGGAAGAGAAGCTTCTGCGCGCCATCTTCGGTGAGAAGGCTTCGGACGTTCGTGACACCTCGATGCGCATGCCGCCCGGGACCTACGGTACGGTTGTGGAAGTTCGCGTTTTCAATCGCCACGGCGTTGAAAAGGACGAGCGCGCCATGGCTATCGAGCGCGAGGAAATCGAGCGTTTGGCCAAGGACCGCGACGACGAACAGGCAATCCTGGACCGCAACGTCTATGGCCGTCTGGCCGATGTTCTCAATGGCAAGTCTGCCGTTGCCGGACCGAAGGCGTTCAAGAAGGGTACTGTCGTTACACAGGACGTCATGGGCGAATACCCGCGTTCCCAGTGGTGGCAGTTTGCTGTCGAGGACGAGAAGATCCAGGGCGAAATCGAAGCTCTGCGCAACCAGTACGACGACTCCAAGAAGCTGCTCGAGCAGCGCTTCATGGACAAGGTCGAGAAGGTCCAGCGCGGCGACGAGATGCCTCCAGGCGTCATGAAGATGGTCAAGGTCTTTGTCGCTGTGAAGCGCAAGATCCAGCCAGGCGACAAGATGGCTGGCCGTCACGGCAACAAGGGCGTTGTTTCGCGTATCGCCGCTGTTGAGGATATGCCGTTCCTTGAAGACGGGACGCATGTCGACATCGTGCTCAATCCGCTTGGCGTGCCAAGCCGCATGAATGTCGGGCAGATCCTTGAAACGCATCTGGGCTGGGCCTGCGCCGGAATGGGCAAGAAGATCGGGGAACTGATCGAAGCCTACAAGGCACAGCACGCACAGGGTAACGGCGACATTGGTCCGCTGCGGGCGACGATTGAGTCGATCATTCCGGACAATGACCGCAATGAGCCGGTTCGCAACTATGACGACGAGAGCATCGTGCGTCTTGGCGAACAGATGAAGCGCGGCGTGTCGATTGCAACACCGGTGTTTGATGGTGCGCATGAACCGGACATCAACGTGATGCTGGAACAGGCGGGCCTGAAGTCCTCGGGTCAGTCGACGCTCTACGATGGACGTACGGGTGAAACTTTCGATCGTCAGGTGACTGTCGGCTACATCTACATGCTGAAGCTGCACCATCTGGTCGACGACAAGATCCACGCCCGTTCGATCGGACCATACTCGCTCGTTACGCAGCAGCCCCTGGGTGGTAAAGCCCAGTTCGGCGGCCAGCGCTTCGGTGAAATGGAGGTCTGGGCCCTCGAAGCATACGGTGCGGCTTACACGCTGCAGGAAATGCTTACGGTCAAGTCCGATGACGTCGCCGGTCGTACCAAGGTCTATGAAGCGATCGTCCGTGGCGACGATACGTTCGAGGCCGGTATTCCGGAGAGCTTCAACGTTCTCGTCAAGGAAATGCGCTCGCTCGGACTTAACGTCGAGCTGGACGATACGCGTCAGCAGGAACAGCAACAGGCTTTGCCGGACGCTGCAGAGTAA
- the rplL gene encoding 50S ribosomal protein L7/L12 produces the protein MTDLAKIVDDLSNLTVLEAAELSKLLEEKWGVSAAAPVAVAAAAGGGAAAAAVEEKTEFDVVLTEAGANKINVIKEVRAITGLGLKEAKDLVEAAPKAVKEAATKDEADKIKAQLEAAGAKVELK, from the coding sequence ATGACTGATCTCGCAAAGATCGTAGACGACCTGTCCAACCTGACCGTTCTCGAAGCTGCTGAACTTTCGAAGCTTCTTGAAGAGAAGTGGGGCGTTTCTGCCGCTGCTCCGGTTGCTGTTGCTGCTGCCGCTGGCGGTGGTGCAGCTGCTGCTGCAGTTGAAGAAAAGACTGAATTCGACGTCGTTCTGACCGAAGCCGGTGCTAACAAGATCAACGTGATCAAGGAAGTACGCGCTATCACCGGTCTCGGCCTCAAGGAAGCCAAGGACCTCGTTGAAGCCGCTCCTAAGGCGGTCAAGGAAGCTGCTACCAAGGACGAAGCTGACAAGATCAAGGCACAGCTCGAAGCTGCTGGCGCCAAGGTCGAACTCAAGTAA
- the rplJ gene encoding 50S ribosomal protein L10 yields MEKAEKREFVAWLNGVFKDSGSVVVAHYTGLTVAQLSDLRSKMRDAGGTVKVAKNRLAKIALQGTDSEGIADLFTGQTLVAYSNDPITAPKIAIEFAKGNEKLVILGGSMGATTLDPDGVKALAALPSLDELRAKLVGMIQTPATRIAQIVNAPAGQLARVFGAYARKDEAA; encoded by the coding sequence GTGGAAAAAGCGGAAAAGCGCGAATTCGTCGCGTGGCTGAATGGGGTCTTCAAGGACTCTGGTTCAGTTGTCGTGGCCCACTATACCGGTCTCACCGTTGCGCAGCTGAGCGATCTTCGCTCCAAGATGCGTGATGCTGGTGGCACCGTTAAAGTCGCGAAGAACCGCCTTGCCAAGATCGCTCTTCAGGGCACGGATTCGGAAGGTATCGCTGACCTGTTCACAGGTCAGACACTCGTTGCCTATTCCAACGATCCGATTACGGCACCAAAGATCGCCATTGAATTTGCCAAGGGTAACGAAAAGCTCGTCATCCTCGGTGGCTCGATGGGAGCAACAACTCTCGACCCGGATGGTGTGAAGGCTCTGGCCGCACTTCCATCACTCGACGAGTTGCGCGCAAAGCTGGTTGGTATGATCCAGACACCGGCTACCCGCATCGCTCAGATCGTCAACGCACCGGCAGGTCAGCTTGCCCGCGTTTTCGGCGCCTATGCCCGGAAGGACGAAGCGGCATAA
- the rplA gene encoding 50S ribosomal protein L1, which yields MAKLSKRVAKVREGVDRNKLYDLTSAIAMVKERAVAKFDETIEVAMNLGVDPRHADQMVRGVVNLPNGTGRTVRVAVFARGEKAEEAKKAGADVVGAEDLFEIVNGGKIDFDRCIATPDMMPLVGRLGKVLGPRGMMPNPKVGTVTTDVAAAVKASKGGAVEFRVEKAGIVHAGVGKASFDAKALEENIKAFADAVTKAKPAGAKGEYVKRVAISSTMGAGVKIDPSTVRPA from the coding sequence ATGGCAAAACTTTCAAAGCGTGTAGCGAAGGTTCGTGAAGGCGTTGACCGCAACAAGCTCTATGACCTGACTTCGGCTATTGCCATGGTCAAGGAGCGTGCGGTTGCCAAGTTCGACGAGACGATCGAAGTTGCAATGAATCTCGGCGTTGATCCCCGCCATGCGGACCAGATGGTTCGCGGCGTTGTCAATCTGCCGAATGGTACGGGCCGTACGGTTCGCGTGGCTGTGTTTGCCCGCGGCGAAAAGGCTGAAGAAGCCAAGAAGGCCGGTGCTGATGTCGTTGGTGCGGAAGATCTGTTCGAGATCGTCAATGGCGGCAAGATCGATTTCGATCGCTGCATTGCCACTCCGGACATGATGCCGCTCGTCGGCCGTCTCGGTAAGGTTCTCGGCCCGCGCGGCATGATGCCAAACCCGAAGGTCGGTACGGTTACCACTGACGTCGCTGCTGCCGTCAAGGCTTCCAAGGGCGGTGCCGTCGAGTTCCGCGTCGAGAAGGCCGGTATTGTTCACGCTGGCGTTGGCAAGGCATCCTTCGATGCCAAGGCGCTGGAAGAGAACATCAAGGCATTCGCCGATGCAGTCACCAAGGCAAAGCCAGCTGGCGCCAAGGGTGAATACGTCAAGCGTGTCGCGATTTCTTCGACGATGGGCGCTGGCGTCAAGATCGATCCATCAACCGTACGTCCTGCGTAA
- the rplK gene encoding 50S ribosomal protein L11: protein MAKKVAGQLKLQVSAGSATPSPPIGPALGQRGINIMEFCKAFNAATQELEKGSPIPVVITYYQDKSFTFVMKTPPVSYFLKKAANLKSGSKEPGKVVAGKISRDKVREIAQAKMKDLNAADVEAAMRMVEGSARSMGLEVVG from the coding sequence ATGGCTAAGAAAGTAGCAGGCCAGCTCAAGCTGCAGGTTTCGGCAGGATCGGCAACGCCGTCCCCGCCGATCGGACCGGCACTTGGTCAGCGCGGCATCAACATCATGGAATTCTGCAAGGCCTTCAATGCGGCTACGCAGGAACTGGAAAAGGGTTCGCCCATTCCGGTCGTGATTACATATTATCAGGACAAGTCCTTCACCTTTGTGATGAAGACGCCGCCGGTGTCTTACTTCCTCAAGAAGGCTGCAAACCTGAAGTCCGGTTCGAAAGAACCAGGTAAGGTTGTTGCTGGCAAGATCTCGCGCGACAAGGTCCGCGAAATCGCTCAAGCAAAGATGAAAGACCTGAACGCAGCGGACGTTGAAGCCGCCATGCGCATGGTCGAAGGTTCTGCCCGTTCGATGGGCCTGGAAGTGGTGGGCTGA
- the nusG gene encoding transcription termination/antitermination protein NusG → MTARWYIVHAYSNFEKKVAESIEEKARQKGLSHLFEKILVPTEKVVEVRRGRKVDAERKFFPGYVMVRAELTDDAYHLIKNTPKVTGFLGSDNKPIAISDKEAERILTQVQEGVERPKASISFEIGESVRVADGPFASFNGTVQEVDEERSRLKVEVSIFGRATPVDLEFGQVEKV, encoded by the coding sequence ATGACCGCGCGCTGGTATATCGTTCACGCCTATTCGAATTTTGAAAAGAAGGTCGCAGAGTCGATCGAAGAAAAGGCGAGGCAGAAGGGTCTGTCGCACCTTTTCGAGAAGATCCTCGTGCCGACTGAAAAAGTGGTCGAAGTGCGTCGTGGCCGCAAGGTCGATGCTGAGCGCAAGTTCTTCCCGGGCTATGTCATGGTTCGTGCCGAGTTGACGGATGATGCCTATCATCTGATCAAGAACACGCCGAAAGTGACGGGCTTCCTCGGTTCGGACAACAAGCCGATCGCCATCTCCGACAAGGAAGCCGAGCGCATCCTGACTCAGGTCCAGGAAGGTGTCGAGCGTCCAAAGGCTTCGATCTCGTTCGAGATTGGCGAAAGCGTTCGGGTTGCCGATGGTCCGTTTGCTTCGTTCAACGGCACTGTTCAGGAAGTCGACGAAGAGCGTTCGCGCCTCAAGGTAGAGGTTTCGATTTTCGGCCGCGCTACGCCGGTCGATCTGGAATTTGGTCAGGTCGAAAAGGTCTGA